Proteins from one Corallococcus exiguus genomic window:
- the argE gene encoding acetylornithine deacetylase: MSDTLPALRATLAELVALDTTSSRPNAPLIDYAQARLEAAGFTAERQHYTDEAGVAKVNLVARKGDADRAALALVGHSDCVPYDAAWTDALRLTERDGKLYGRGACDTKGFIACALHTATRKDLPKLDAPLLVILTADEEVGLVGAKKLVSAGLGRARHAIVGEPTRLIPVRANKGYCLAEVEVLGKEGHSAYPELGASAIFRAGRFLHRLETLANTVLREDRDEGFQPPFTTVNVGLIQGGKAKNVLPGSCRFTVEWRPIPGQAAERVPEMLEHIRQELTRDEPAYEARIKVLRMDRGVHTRGDADVVRFLEQVSGNASETVSFGTEAPQLTELGAEAVVFGPGDIRVAHQTGEFVPMEDLVRCEAALTQAVARFCTGG; this comes from the coding sequence ATGAGCGACACGCTGCCCGCGCTGCGGGCCACCCTGGCGGAACTGGTGGCACTGGACACCACGTCCTCGCGCCCCAACGCGCCCCTCATCGACTACGCCCAGGCGCGGCTAGAGGCCGCGGGCTTCACCGCCGAGCGCCAGCACTACACCGACGAAGCGGGCGTGGCGAAGGTGAACCTCGTCGCGCGCAAGGGCGACGCCGACCGCGCCGCGCTGGCCCTGGTGGGCCACTCCGACTGCGTGCCCTATGACGCCGCCTGGACGGACGCGCTGCGCCTCACCGAACGCGACGGCAAGCTGTACGGCCGAGGCGCCTGCGACACCAAGGGCTTCATCGCCTGCGCGCTGCACACCGCCACCCGCAAGGACCTGCCGAAGCTGGACGCACCCCTGCTCGTCATCCTCACCGCCGATGAAGAGGTCGGCCTGGTGGGCGCGAAGAAGCTGGTGTCCGCCGGCCTGGGCCGCGCCAGGCACGCCATCGTCGGCGAGCCCACGCGCCTCATCCCCGTGCGCGCCAACAAGGGCTACTGCCTGGCGGAGGTGGAGGTGCTGGGCAAGGAAGGGCACAGCGCGTACCCGGAGCTGGGCGCGTCCGCCATCTTCCGAGCCGGCCGCTTCCTGCACCGGCTGGAGACGCTGGCGAACACCGTCCTGCGCGAGGACCGCGACGAGGGCTTCCAGCCGCCCTTCACCACCGTGAACGTGGGCCTCATCCAGGGCGGCAAGGCGAAGAACGTCCTGCCCGGCTCCTGCCGCTTCACCGTCGAATGGCGCCCCATCCCCGGCCAGGCCGCGGAGCGCGTCCCGGAGATGCTGGAGCACATCCGCCAGGAGCTCACCCGCGACGAGCCCGCCTACGAGGCGCGCATCAAGGTCCTGCGCATGGACCGCGGCGTCCACACGCGCGGCGACGCGGACGTGGTGCGCTTCCTGGAGCAGGTCAGCGGCAACGCGTCCGAAACGGTGTCCTTCGGCACGGAGGCCCCGCAGCTCACGGAGCTGGGCGCGGAGGCCGTGGTGTTCGGCCCCGGCGACATCCGCGTCGCGCACCAGACGGGAGAGTTCGTCCCCATGGAGGACCTGGTGCGCTGCGAGGCCGCGCTCACGCAGGCCGTCGCGCGCTTCTGCACGGGAGGCTGA
- a CDS encoding PilW family protein has product MKTSSLHGRGFTLLEMMIASALGVIVITTGLVVGTQMQKRALFEEQTMTAQVTGRTVKDVLVADVWRAGVGMGNTPIAFDVDDERSAITVWHRADLTAGVLPAMPADATFAQAPTAALASDALQLYWGETNGAITLASCLGGPFRNGNTFCALPEAPTALVTPSGPTLAVMASGGRRMACPVNITAVAPGAPGSMSTITTDGADKNPACIDGAAAWSAPTGLAIDVVNWMAMRLGGVAYRVNWANNIPTLEYRPVGEANWLALSRDVEQLTVREGLIDFNTPDNALQWFPNEGMLPVPAQAHPAISECTLAKYDTNECSLGLLEADGSAVVKPPTDLDLRKRLRQRVRQLEVTLVIRTRRSNQEAIQPGLDEEGFVRDGYSRRRFTFTVEPRNFMSVGMVRVAGAGAAP; this is encoded by the coding sequence ATGAAGACCTCCTCGCTCCACGGCCGGGGGTTCACGCTCCTTGAGATGATGATCGCCAGTGCCCTGGGTGTCATCGTCATCACCACCGGGCTGGTGGTGGGCACCCAGATGCAGAAGCGCGCCCTCTTCGAAGAGCAGACGATGACGGCGCAGGTGACGGGCCGGACCGTGAAGGACGTGCTCGTCGCCGACGTGTGGCGGGCGGGCGTGGGCATGGGCAACACGCCCATCGCCTTCGACGTCGACGATGAGCGGTCCGCCATCACGGTGTGGCACAGGGCCGACCTGACCGCGGGGGTGCTGCCCGCCATGCCCGCGGACGCGACCTTCGCGCAGGCCCCCACGGCGGCGCTGGCCTCGGACGCCCTCCAGCTCTACTGGGGTGAGACGAACGGAGCCATCACGCTGGCGTCATGCCTGGGGGGACCCTTCCGGAACGGCAATACCTTCTGCGCGCTCCCCGAGGCCCCCACGGCCCTGGTCACACCCAGTGGCCCGACGCTCGCGGTCATGGCGAGCGGTGGCCGCCGGATGGCGTGCCCCGTGAACATCACCGCCGTGGCGCCTGGCGCGCCCGGCAGCATGTCCACCATCACCACCGACGGCGCCGATAAGAACCCTGCCTGCATCGACGGCGCTGCCGCCTGGAGCGCGCCCACAGGGCTGGCCATTGACGTGGTGAACTGGATGGCCATGCGGCTGGGGGGCGTGGCCTACCGGGTGAACTGGGCGAACAACATCCCCACGCTGGAGTACCGGCCCGTGGGTGAGGCCAACTGGTTGGCGCTGAGCCGTGACGTGGAGCAGCTCACCGTGCGGGAGGGGCTCATCGACTTCAACACCCCCGACAACGCCCTGCAGTGGTTCCCCAATGAAGGCATGCTCCCCGTCCCCGCGCAGGCACACCCGGCCATCTCCGAGTGCACGCTGGCGAAGTACGACACCAACGAATGCTCCCTGGGTCTGCTGGAGGCGGATGGCTCCGCGGTGGTGAAGCCCCCCACGGACCTGGACCTGCGCAAGAGGCTCCGCCAGCGGGTCCGCCAGCTGGAGGTGACCCTGGTCATCCGGACCCGTCGTTCCAACCAGGAAGCGATCCAGCCCGGGCTGGATGAGGAAGGCTTCGTGCGAGACGGGTACAGCCGCCGACGGTTCACCTTCACGGTCGAGCCCCGCAACTTCATGAGCGTGGGAATGGTCCGGGTGGCCGGAGCGGGGGCAGCGCCGTGA
- a CDS encoding DUF2652 domain-containing protein, which yields MAIEKALLLIADIGGYTRFMRQHRFGLAHAQDTVAQLLEAVIDASGRFKLAKLEGDAAFFYAVGEDTSPVAKQVAAIRRAFLERREQLAIDRMCNCDGCTQVGNLTLKFVAHAGEVAFQKVKHLTELAGVDVILLHRMLKNDVPISEYVLMTDAVHQHLGPELRQLSQGLEHDFEGMGRTSTHYIELSSLVTSVPAPRPNLLRKLWNKLTMELRSLKYVLGFKEACEGFRNVEVVDAVPEKP from the coding sequence ATGGCGATTGAGAAGGCGTTGTTGCTCATCGCGGACATCGGCGGCTACACCCGCTTCATGCGGCAGCACCGCTTCGGTCTCGCGCACGCGCAGGACACGGTGGCCCAGCTGCTGGAAGCCGTCATCGACGCGTCCGGGCGGTTCAAGCTGGCGAAGCTGGAAGGCGACGCGGCCTTCTTCTACGCCGTGGGCGAGGACACCTCGCCGGTCGCGAAGCAGGTGGCGGCCATCCGCCGCGCGTTCCTGGAGCGCCGGGAGCAGCTGGCCATCGACCGCATGTGCAACTGCGACGGGTGCACGCAGGTGGGCAACCTGACGCTCAAGTTCGTGGCCCACGCCGGAGAGGTCGCCTTCCAGAAGGTGAAGCACCTCACGGAGCTGGCGGGGGTGGACGTCATCCTCCTGCACCGGATGCTGAAGAACGACGTGCCCATCTCCGAGTACGTCCTGATGACGGACGCAGTGCACCAGCACCTGGGGCCGGAGCTGCGCCAGCTCAGCCAGGGGCTGGAGCACGACTTCGAGGGCATGGGCCGCACGTCGACGCACTACATCGAGCTGAGCTCGCTGGTGACGAGCGTGCCCGCGCCGCGCCCCAACCTGCTGCGCAAGTTGTGGAACAAGCTGACGATGGAGCTGCGCTCGCTGAAGTACGTGCTCGGCTTCAAGGAGGCGTGCGAGGGCTTCCGCAACGTCGAGGTCGTCGACGCCGTACCCGAGAAGCCCTGA
- a CDS encoding pilus assembly FimT family protein: MKNTRGMTLLEMMTAVAVLGVLATLAIAGMQGNISAQRENTATRELWSSALRARQLAISTNQPVRIVVENNVAQPDGSQATVARWERLKCGTDLSTPDEWTLDNCPSPACVDETCRASPDCCTDTGQDIIIPATMNAADINNLCFLPGSGRPALNRMDCLQGQLGQPATIAGAAPLDESIQFRFTSDRARSVLMVEPLTGMSNVMDCDSMSATTTDTAKRDIRLANACNKP; the protein is encoded by the coding sequence GTGAAGAACACGCGAGGAATGACGCTGCTGGAGATGATGACGGCCGTCGCGGTGTTGGGGGTGCTCGCCACCCTCGCCATTGCCGGCATGCAGGGCAACATCAGCGCCCAGCGCGAAAACACCGCGACGCGTGAGTTGTGGTCGTCCGCGCTGAGGGCACGCCAGCTCGCCATCAGCACGAACCAGCCCGTGCGCATCGTGGTGGAGAACAACGTCGCCCAGCCAGACGGCTCGCAGGCCACCGTGGCCCGCTGGGAGCGCCTGAAGTGTGGCACCGACCTCAGCACCCCGGATGAATGGACCCTGGACAACTGTCCCAGCCCCGCCTGTGTGGACGAGACCTGCCGCGCCTCGCCCGACTGCTGCACGGACACGGGGCAGGACATCATCATCCCCGCCACGATGAACGCCGCGGACATCAACAACCTGTGCTTCCTGCCGGGTTCCGGCCGGCCAGCGCTCAACAGGATGGACTGCCTGCAGGGGCAGCTCGGTCAGCCCGCCACCATCGCGGGGGCGGCGCCCCTGGATGAATCCATCCAGTTCCGGTTCACCTCCGACCGCGCCAGGAGCGTGCTGATGGTGGAGCCGCTGACGGGCATGTCCAACGTGATGGATTGCGATTCGATGTCCGCCACCACCACGGACACCGCCAAGCGGGACATCCGGCTGGCGAACGCCTGCAACAAGCCCTGA
- a CDS encoding type IV pilus modification PilV family protein, which yields MKQRASRGVTLLEVMATMTVMLLGVMAAMTVVTQTSASNRRTLTANQAQVIAEQALERVMTLGCLNPTCNNLRDENYSVWQTASGALRTVAPTEPGLVAREYRVNIDVDNPREPVTMEGAKVGWPPLDRIVVAGAPGTVVNVRVSVSWDEPGFRSDRQMVVLQTRMAP from the coding sequence ATGAAGCAGCGTGCCTCACGAGGCGTCACCCTGTTGGAGGTCATGGCCACGATGACGGTCATGCTGCTGGGCGTCATGGCGGCCATGACCGTCGTGACCCAGACGAGCGCCTCCAACCGGCGAACGCTGACCGCCAACCAGGCCCAGGTGATCGCGGAGCAGGCCCTGGAGCGGGTCATGACGCTGGGCTGCCTGAACCCGACCTGCAACAACCTGCGGGATGAGAACTACTCCGTCTGGCAGACGGCTTCAGGGGCGCTGCGGACCGTCGCGCCCACGGAGCCGGGCCTGGTGGCGAGGGAGTACAGGGTGAACATCGACGTGGACAACCCGAGGGAGCCCGTCACCATGGAAGGGGCCAAGGTGGGCTGGCCCCCGCTGGACCGCATCGTCGTGGCGGGAGCGCCCGGCACCGTCGTGAACGTGCGGGTGTCCGTGAGCTGGGATGAGCCGGGGTTTCGCTCGGACCGGCAGATGGTGGTCCTCCAGACGCGGATGGCGCCATGA
- the mfd gene encoding transcription-repair coupling factor, with the protein MDTSLPPKSDGTPWPGGAPPSSGDAFARLLAALRVGHRARTQGVKGAARGHLLARLHRELRAPLVCVAVDEEAADALAHDLAFFLGGTGSLLEPRVLRLPADEVLPYDELSPEAGPITERLGALFHLARGTPFPALVLSLRALHRRVLPLGVMEGLAQRVVVGQDFDRDSLARKLALMGYQNSPLVEDKGTFSVRGGLLDVFSPLYERPVRLEFFGDTIESIRVFDPESQRTVDALKTVDLVPARELLLTDDTRPRAEAAARAVADRINLPTIKLRERLDALREGLPGFGLEGLLPGFFEGGLASVFDYLRAWAKEPVVYLDDPMGLDRALEELTAELAKGVEEADARQDLTYPPEHHFLTREGVAEGLKALRVVEGGGLSLTQSEAPVAFTFGTTQDLREAILAHHGEEGALTPLVERLQRWRDTGVACAVACGTLSQADRLKRLLLDRSVMVKVHTEALQEPAKLYEPAIWAHLFTGEVSHGFIDPEGRLAVLADEEIFGVRSRRRVKRSKKLDAFAAGFKDLKEGDLIVHTDFGIGRYAGLTKMEVQGVPGDFLVLEYAGRDKIYLPVGRMRLIQKFTGGDPEKVQLDKLGTTSWEKTKKRVKEQLLKMAAELLQMAAARKAHPGYAFAPPDRYFAQFEADFEFDETPDQAKAIEDVLADMQKAQPMDRLVCGDVGYGKTEVAMRAAFKATLDRKQVAVLVPTTVLAQQHFHSFKKRFKDYPVTVEVISGIRKPPEIRDILRRAKEGKVDIVIGTHKLLAGEVAFKDLGLLVVDEEQRFGVKQKEALKRLRTQVDVLTLTATPIPRTLHMSMSGVRDMSIIATPPQDRRAIRTFVMKYDEGAIKEAVEREIARGGQVFFVHNRVESLPSMEQELKKLLPNISIGVAHGQMGEGQLEQVMLQFTEHKFQVLLCTSIIESGIDISSANTMIVNRADQFGLAQLYQLRGRVGRSKERAYAYLMVPTRRPVTKDAQRRLEVLQNFTELGAGFSIASHDLEIRGAGNLLGEKQSGAIAEIGFDLYAQLMEEAVAELQGQPPKVHVEPDINLPMPALIPDDYVADVHQRLVFYKRFSQASHPDEVTDLRAELVDRYGEAPDEVDALSEVTLLKIDMRELRLRALEGGPARLSLALGGDALLDGAKVAGLVQRSKGFYRLTPDMKLIARVPLEVKGHALLAEAHKLLRDVGTCALPRH; encoded by the coding sequence ATGGATACCTCTCTTCCTCCGAAGTCCGATGGCACGCCCTGGCCCGGCGGCGCCCCCCCTTCCTCCGGTGATGCCTTCGCCCGGCTCCTCGCCGCCCTGCGCGTGGGGCATCGTGCGCGGACCCAGGGGGTGAAGGGCGCGGCGCGCGGCCACCTGCTCGCCCGCCTGCACCGCGAGCTGCGCGCGCCCCTGGTGTGCGTGGCCGTGGATGAAGAAGCGGCGGACGCGCTCGCGCACGACCTGGCCTTCTTCCTGGGAGGCACCGGCAGCCTGCTGGAGCCCCGCGTGCTGCGGCTGCCCGCGGACGAGGTGCTCCCGTACGACGAGCTGTCGCCGGAGGCAGGCCCCATCACGGAGCGCCTGGGCGCGCTGTTCCACCTGGCGCGCGGCACGCCGTTCCCCGCGCTGGTGCTGTCCCTGCGCGCGCTGCACCGCCGCGTGCTGCCGCTGGGGGTGATGGAGGGGCTGGCCCAGCGCGTGGTGGTGGGCCAGGACTTCGACCGCGACTCGCTGGCGCGGAAGCTGGCGCTGATGGGCTACCAGAACAGCCCGCTGGTGGAGGACAAGGGCACCTTCAGCGTGCGCGGCGGCCTGCTGGACGTCTTCAGCCCGCTGTACGAGCGGCCGGTGCGCCTGGAGTTCTTCGGGGACACCATCGAGTCCATCCGCGTCTTCGACCCGGAGTCGCAGCGCACCGTGGACGCGCTCAAGACGGTGGACCTGGTGCCCGCGCGCGAGCTGCTGCTCACCGACGACACCCGCCCGCGCGCGGAGGCCGCCGCCCGCGCGGTGGCGGACCGCATCAACCTGCCCACCATCAAGCTGCGCGAGCGGCTGGACGCGCTCCGCGAAGGACTGCCCGGCTTCGGGCTGGAGGGGCTCTTGCCCGGCTTCTTCGAGGGCGGGCTGGCCTCCGTGTTCGACTACCTGCGCGCGTGGGCGAAGGAGCCCGTCGTCTACCTGGACGACCCGATGGGCCTGGACCGCGCGCTGGAGGAACTGACCGCGGAGCTGGCGAAGGGCGTGGAGGAGGCGGACGCGCGCCAGGACCTCACCTATCCACCGGAGCACCACTTCCTCACGCGCGAGGGCGTGGCGGAGGGCCTCAAGGCCCTGCGCGTGGTGGAGGGCGGAGGCCTGTCGCTCACGCAGTCCGAAGCGCCCGTGGCCTTCACCTTCGGCACGACGCAGGACCTGCGCGAGGCCATCCTCGCGCACCACGGTGAGGAGGGCGCGCTCACCCCGCTGGTGGAGCGGCTCCAGCGCTGGCGCGACACCGGCGTGGCGTGCGCGGTGGCGTGCGGCACGCTCAGCCAGGCGGACAGGCTGAAGCGGCTGCTGTTGGACCGCTCCGTGATGGTGAAGGTGCACACGGAAGCGCTGCAGGAACCGGCGAAGCTCTACGAGCCGGCCATCTGGGCGCACCTGTTCACCGGCGAGGTGAGCCACGGCTTCATCGACCCGGAAGGCCGGCTGGCGGTGCTCGCGGACGAGGAGATTTTCGGCGTCCGCTCCCGCCGCCGCGTCAAGCGCAGCAAGAAGCTGGACGCGTTCGCCGCGGGCTTCAAGGACCTGAAGGAAGGCGACCTCATCGTCCACACCGACTTCGGCATCGGGCGCTACGCGGGCCTGACGAAGATGGAGGTGCAGGGCGTGCCTGGGGACTTCCTCGTCCTGGAGTACGCGGGGCGGGACAAAATCTATCTGCCGGTGGGCCGCATGCGGCTCATCCAGAAGTTCACCGGCGGCGACCCGGAGAAGGTCCAGCTGGACAAGCTGGGCACGACGAGCTGGGAGAAGACGAAGAAGCGCGTCAAGGAGCAGCTGCTCAAGATGGCGGCGGAGCTCCTGCAGATGGCCGCCGCGCGCAAGGCGCACCCGGGCTATGCGTTCGCGCCGCCGGACCGCTACTTCGCCCAGTTCGAGGCGGACTTCGAGTTCGACGAGACGCCGGACCAGGCGAAGGCCATCGAGGACGTGCTCGCGGACATGCAGAAGGCGCAGCCGATGGACCGGCTCGTCTGCGGCGACGTGGGCTACGGCAAGACGGAGGTGGCGATGCGCGCCGCCTTCAAGGCCACGTTGGACCGCAAGCAGGTGGCGGTGCTGGTACCCACCACGGTGCTGGCGCAGCAGCACTTCCACTCGTTCAAGAAGCGCTTCAAGGACTACCCCGTCACGGTGGAAGTGATTTCCGGCATCCGCAAGCCGCCGGAGATCCGCGACATCCTGCGCCGCGCGAAGGAGGGCAAGGTCGACATCGTCATCGGCACGCACAAGCTGCTGGCGGGCGAAGTGGCCTTCAAGGACCTGGGGCTGCTGGTGGTGGACGAGGAGCAGCGCTTCGGCGTGAAGCAGAAGGAGGCGCTCAAGCGGCTGCGCACGCAGGTGGACGTGCTGACGCTGACGGCGACGCCCATCCCCCGCACGCTGCACATGAGCATGTCCGGCGTGCGCGACATGAGCATCATCGCCACGCCGCCGCAGGACCGCCGGGCCATCCGCACCTTCGTGATGAAGTACGACGAGGGTGCCATCAAGGAGGCCGTGGAGCGGGAGATTGCCCGCGGTGGCCAGGTCTTCTTCGTGCACAACCGCGTGGAGTCCCTGCCGTCCATGGAGCAGGAGCTGAAGAAGCTCCTGCCCAACATCTCCATCGGTGTAGCGCACGGCCAGATGGGCGAGGGTCAGCTGGAGCAGGTGATGCTCCAGTTCACGGAGCACAAGTTCCAGGTGCTGCTGTGCACCAGCATCATCGAGAGCGGCATCGACATCTCCAGCGCCAACACGATGATCGTCAACCGCGCGGACCAGTTCGGTCTGGCGCAGCTCTACCAGCTGCGCGGCCGCGTGGGCCGCAGCAAGGAGCGCGCGTACGCGTACCTGATGGTGCCCACCCGCCGTCCGGTGACGAAGGACGCGCAGCGGCGCCTGGAGGTGCTCCAGAACTTCACGGAGCTGGGCGCGGGCTTCTCCATCGCCAGCCACGACCTGGAGATTCGCGGCGCGGGCAACCTGCTGGGCGAGAAGCAGTCCGGCGCCATCGCTGAAATCGGCTTCGACCTGTACGCGCAGCTGATGGAAGAGGCGGTGGCGGAGCTGCAGGGCCAACCGCCCAAGGTGCACGTGGAGCCGGACATCAACCTGCCCATGCCGGCGCTCATCCCCGACGACTACGTGGCGGACGTTCACCAGCGGCTGGTGTTCTACAAGCGCTTCAGCCAGGCCAGCCACCCGGACGAGGTGACCGACCTGCGCGCGGAGCTGGTGGACCGCTACGGCGAGGCCCCCGACGAGGTGGACGCCCTCTCCGAGGTGACGCTCCTCAAGATCGACATGCGCGAGCTGCGGCTGCGCGCGCTGGAGGGGGGCCCGGCCCGGCTGTCGCTGGCGCTGGGCGGCGACGCGCTCCTGGACGGCGCGAAGGTGGCGGGGCTGGTGCAGCGCTCCAAGGGCTTCTACCGGCTGACGCCGGACATGAAGCTCATCGCCCGCGTGCCCCTGGAGGTGAAGGGGCACGCCCTGCTGGCGGAGGCGCACAAGCTGCTGCGCGACGTGGGCACCTGCGCGCTGCCCCGGCACTGA